The Acidianus infernus genome window below encodes:
- the coaBC gene encoding bifunctional phosphopantothenoylcysteine decarboxylase/phosphopantothenate--cysteine ligase CoaBC: MNLFMTHPSKRIIGEISDELKGKKVLLGVSASISLYKSLDLARELMRRGAEIKVMMTPSASKLISPEMFTWATGNKTIVKIGGKLEHIQLAEEFDVMIIAPSTMNIITKLAYGITDNNLVLTAINFLQLNKKVILVPAMHLQMWNSPQLQSAIEILRKNNNVEIIEPNLVNNLAHYPDIGYLTSRITSYILREKDLRGLKIVVTAGPTREYMDPVRFITNPSSGTMGVSIANEAYFRGAEVVLVHGPLSSHLHPYSPTIEVETTEEMLKNVVNLVEKEKFNIVILAGAPADYKFKVIRGEKIDSHTEVPKVELEKTPKISEYIRGKAFVVGFSAETVNNDDELIEKAKIKKERHGFNMIVANNVKRKDIGFSSEYNEVIVITNSEIIKIPKSYKTIIARKLLDIVREEFIKSKV; encoded by the coding sequence TTGAACCTATTTATGACTCATCCATCGAAGAGAATAATAGGCGAAATTAGTGATGAACTAAAAGGTAAAAAAGTATTATTAGGAGTCTCAGCCAGTATTTCCTTATATAAGTCCCTTGACCTTGCAAGAGAACTAATGAGGAGAGGGGCAGAAATAAAGGTAATGATGACTCCATCAGCATCTAAATTAATTTCCCCGGAAATGTTCACTTGGGCTACAGGCAACAAGACAATCGTAAAAATAGGAGGGAAACTAGAACATATACAATTAGCTGAGGAGTTTGACGTAATGATAATTGCACCTTCAACTATGAATATTATAACAAAGTTAGCTTATGGTATTACAGACAATAATTTAGTTCTAACTGCAATAAATTTTCTTCAGTTAAATAAAAAAGTAATACTCGTTCCAGCAATGCATTTGCAAATGTGGAACTCACCTCAACTCCAAAGTGCAATAGAAATCTTAAGGAAAAATAATAATGTAGAAATTATAGAACCTAATTTAGTAAATAATCTAGCTCATTACCCAGATATTGGATATCTAACCTCAAGAATTACCTCTTATATTTTAAGAGAGAAGGACCTTAGAGGTTTAAAAATTGTAGTTACAGCTGGACCTACCAGAGAATACATGGACCCAGTAAGGTTTATAACAAATCCAAGTAGTGGCACAATGGGCGTATCAATAGCTAACGAAGCTTACTTCAGAGGAGCAGAAGTGGTCTTAGTTCATGGTCCTCTCAGCTCTCATTTACATCCTTATTCTCCAACTATCGAGGTCGAAACTACAGAAGAGATGCTAAAAAATGTTGTAAACCTTGTTGAGAAAGAAAAGTTTAATATAGTAATATTAGCAGGAGCTCCTGCAGATTATAAGTTTAAGGTAATAAGAGGAGAAAAAATTGATAGCCATACTGAAGTGCCAAAAGTAGAGTTAGAAAAAACACCTAAAATTTCAGAATATATAAGGGGAAAGGCTTTCGTAGTAGGATTCTCTGCGGAAACTGTAAATAATGATGACGAACTTATCGAAAAAGCCAAAATAAAGAAGGAAAGGCATGGCTTTAATATGATAGTTGCAAATAACGTAAAAAGAAAAGATATAGGTTTTTCATCTGAATATAATGAGGTAATTGTTATTACTAATAGTGAAATTATAAAGATACCTAAAAGTTATAAAACAATTATAGCTAGAAAATTGCTAGATATCGTAAGAGAAGAGTTTATAAAATCTAAAGTATAA
- the rimI gene encoding ribosomal protein S18-alanine N-acetyltransferase gives MEQATSNKSTNSFLIRNVRMDDIDDIIMINRLSLPENYPYYFFVDHIKDYGKAFYVAEVNGDVVGYIMPRIELGFSNLKNLPSLVKKGHVVSIAVLEAYRNRGIGTALLKASMKSMKEDYGAEEVYLEVRVSNYPAISVYEKLGFMKIKVLKHYYADGEDAYLMATYLT, from the coding sequence ATGGAACAAGCAACAAGCAATAAATCTACAAACTCATTTCTTATTAGAAATGTTAGAATGGACGATATAGACGATATAATAATGATTAATAGGCTGTCATTACCCGAAAATTATCCTTATTACTTTTTTGTCGATCATATTAAAGATTACGGAAAGGCGTTTTACGTGGCTGAAGTTAACGGTGATGTTGTTGGATATATAATGCCTAGAATAGAGTTGGGCTTCAGTAATTTGAAGAATTTGCCGTCATTAGTTAAGAAAGGCCACGTGGTCTCTATAGCAGTTTTAGAGGCTTATAGGAATAGAGGAATAGGCACTGCGCTTCTTAAAGCTTCAATGAAAAGCATGAAAGAAGATTATGGTGCTGAAGAAGTTTACTTAGAAGTTAGGGTAAGTAATTATCCAGCTATTTCAGTATATGAAAAACTTGGATTCATGAAAATCAAGGTATTAAAACATTATTACGCTGACGGAGAAGATGCGTACTTAATGGCTACTTATCTTACTTAA
- a CDS encoding triphosphoribosyl-dephospho-CoA synthase has translation MEDILDQLCSEVAYILSSSSIIEASVFKPGNASRIQDIKSVKYEDILLSANLANAYYRKACIRGYNSSRPLYDLLYLTIKESKKMEVNYSILGTQLLLLPISYSSLLADNVENLRRKLSEVIISLDVEDTKWFFEALKQVKLSYLGKIDVMDYRETTNKTIYEVLVFSSNMDTIARNMIRNYEYSYTAYKIIKDSESLEKGIQKAFIEILSEQPDGLIYRKYGGKIALLISHMAREVKEDFTEKKLLDFNDFLVKNNYNPGSTADIIASGIALYLLDKWYEKTRNDYPLPLPRGCSRIYK, from the coding sequence TTGGAGGATATATTAGACCAATTATGTAGTGAAGTCGCATATATCTTATCGTCTTCATCTATTATAGAAGCTTCGGTATTCAAGCCAGGTAACGCTTCGAGAATACAAGATATTAAAAGCGTAAAATATGAGGATATTCTACTTTCAGCAAATCTTGCCAATGCGTATTATAGAAAAGCCTGTATTAGAGGATATAATTCTTCTAGACCACTATACGATCTGCTTTACCTTACTATAAAAGAAAGTAAGAAGATGGAGGTAAATTATTCAATTCTAGGTACACAATTGCTCTTACTTCCTATCTCTTATTCATCACTCCTAGCTGATAATGTGGAGAATTTAAGGAGAAAACTTAGCGAAGTCATAATTTCTTTAGATGTTGAAGATACTAAATGGTTTTTTGAAGCTCTAAAACAAGTGAAATTAAGCTATCTAGGTAAAATTGACGTCATGGATTATAGGGAAACAACAAATAAAACCATATATGAGGTTTTAGTATTTTCATCAAATATGGATACTATAGCTAGAAATATGATAAGAAACTATGAGTATTCCTATACCGCATATAAAATAATAAAAGATAGCGAAAGTCTTGAAAAAGGAATACAGAAAGCTTTCATAGAAATTTTATCAGAACAACCGGATGGATTAATATACCGAAAGTATGGCGGAAAGATTGCTTTGCTTATTTCTCACATGGCAAGAGAAGTTAAGGAAGATTTTACTGAGAAAAAACTTTTGGATTTCAATGATTTTCTAGTTAAGAATAATTATAATCCAGGATCTACGGCAGATATTATAGCCTCTGGTATTGCATTATATTTACTTGATAAGTGGTATGAAAAAACTCGCAATGATTACCCGCTTCCCTTGCCAAGAGGATGCAGTAGAATATATAAATAA
- a CDS encoding nucleotidyltransferase domain-containing protein — MGRNYFLDKDIIKDKNDNLYVVITNYNPPGYVFAYLKYVYTREGLWKGYERVFKKYGVKNLIKIKQNFEYEPCYGSTFPVLKISEIKNHFKPEDKIKEIIHKPTNKLEETVINMLAEMEVNLPLDKIGVTGSLLAGISHESSDVDLVIYGKKYAEDFVNVFQGFEEDKDWIFETSENYSLPIEVVKTIYSKKTRGKYKGTKYSFLFVDDQPWKYNEKVCVEVNPIKVVGENVSDYRALFYPSISTLYSQGKTFNIVSYEGIYNLALYYSKKIEAFGMLMKCEDELEIVIGDKKIGGYIRPIM; from the coding sequence ATGGGAAGAAATTACTTCCTTGATAAAGACATAATCAAGGATAAAAATGACAATCTTTACGTAGTTATTACAAATTATAATCCTCCTGGGTACGTATTTGCATATTTAAAATACGTGTATACAAGGGAAGGGCTTTGGAAAGGATACGAAAGAGTGTTTAAAAAATATGGAGTAAAAAATTTGATAAAAATTAAACAAAATTTCGAGTATGAACCTTGTTATGGATCTACATTTCCCGTGCTTAAAATATCAGAAATTAAAAACCATTTTAAGCCTGAGGATAAAATTAAGGAGATAATTCACAAGCCTACAAATAAGCTGGAAGAAACTGTAATAAATATGTTAGCTGAAATGGAAGTAAACTTGCCTTTAGATAAGATTGGAGTTACTGGTTCATTGCTTGCAGGAATATCTCATGAGAGCTCTGATGTTGATCTAGTAATTTATGGCAAAAAATACGCCGAGGATTTCGTTAATGTCTTCCAAGGATTTGAGGAGGATAAAGATTGGATCTTTGAAACTTCTGAGAATTATTCTCTACCAATAGAAGTAGTTAAAACCATATATAGTAAAAAAACTAGAGGAAAATACAAGGGTACGAAGTATTCATTCCTATTTGTAGATGACCAACCTTGGAAATATAATGAAAAAGTATGTGTAGAAGTAAATCCTATAAAAGTGGTCGGAGAAAATGTTAGCGATTATAGAGCTTTATTTTATCCATCAATTTCTACTCTTTATTCCCAAGGTAAAACATTTAATATAGTGTCATATGAAGGTATTTACAACTTGGCTCTCTATTACAGTAAGAAAATAGAAGCTTTTGGAATGCTAATGAAATGCGAAGATGAATTAGAAATCGTGATAGGTGATAAAAAAATTGGAGGATATATTAGACCAATTATGTAG
- a CDS encoding DUF1464 family protein has product MIFAGVDPGSESYAITFVDELGRIVEYYEIPTDLIIHDSMRLVKLIRDKRPSAIALPSGHGLPLVKASKIGEKEIFLLTLADPQKEGPLRSFLRAIIPEENAFTIPSVIELESVPEYRKINKIDMGTADKVASAFFYRTIFDSFVLIEIGRHFSSIIVVKDGKIIDGFGGTEIPGLISPGCIDGEIAYLLCKYSRITKDTIYTQGEEKRSLEILRIISEWYSEKLDLPIIVSGKAKDKIDFGIKFEIKYKEASVGAAFIANAIGGGIFRKYIDMLNSSGTVLDYVRLKGWEEITSLIKT; this is encoded by the coding sequence GTGATATTTGCAGGAGTTGATCCAGGGAGTGAAAGTTACGCAATAACTTTCGTAGACGAGTTAGGAAGAATAGTTGAGTATTATGAAATACCTACTGACCTAATTATTCACGATTCCATGAGACTAGTTAAGTTGATAAGAGATAAAAGACCTAGCGCTATTGCATTACCTTCTGGTCACGGATTGCCTTTAGTTAAAGCTTCAAAAATAGGTGAGAAAGAAATTTTTCTATTAACGCTCGCGGATCCTCAAAAGGAGGGTCCTCTTAGGAGTTTTTTAAGAGCAATAATACCGGAAGAGAATGCATTTACTATACCTTCAGTAATAGAACTTGAGAGTGTGCCAGAATATAGGAAGATAAATAAAATAGATATGGGTACTGCGGATAAAGTTGCTTCTGCATTCTTTTATAGGACTATTTTTGATAGTTTTGTATTAATCGAAATAGGTAGACATTTCTCATCAATCATAGTAGTTAAAGATGGTAAAATAATAGACGGATTTGGAGGAACCGAGATACCAGGTTTAATTTCACCTGGGTGCATTGATGGAGAAATTGCCTACTTACTTTGTAAGTACTCAAGGATAACTAAAGATACTATATATACTCAAGGAGAGGAAAAAAGATCCTTAGAGATTTTAAGGATAATCTCTGAATGGTATAGCGAAAAACTAGACTTACCAATAATAGTCTCTGGGAAAGCTAAGGATAAAATTGATTTTGGAATCAAATTCGAGATAAAGTACAAGGAAGCTTCTGTAGGAGCTGCGTTTATAGCAAATGCAATAGGTGGAGGAATTTTTAGAAAGTACATTGATATGCTTAATAGCTCTGGTACAGTACTAGATTATGTAAGGTTAAAGGGATGGGAAGAAATTACTTCCTTGATAAAGACATAA
- the ahcY gene encoding adenosylhomocysteinase translates to MDYKIKDIKLAEQGRKQIEWAEMHMPALMSVRKELKERQSLKGVRISAVLHVTKETAALVRTLKEAGAEVALAGSNPLSTQDDVAAALVEDGIKVFAWKGESEEDYYSNIKEILKYEPNIVMDDGGDLHAYIHEKCQSLKIIGGTEETTTGVIRLKAMEESKVLKYPVIAVNNAFTKYLFDNRIGTGQSAIDGILRATNILIAGKVAVVVGYGWVGRGIATRLRGMGARVIVVEASPLRALEAVMDGFDVMPMSKAAEVGEIFVTATGNINVISKEHILKMKNGAVLANAGHFNVEIDVKGLKEIAKSVRNIRPYLDEYELPNGNKVYLLADGRLVNLAAAEGHPSEVMDLSFSNQALSVEYIYNNRDKLEIKVYNVPQEIDEKVALLKLKGMGIEIEQMTEEQKEYMKQWKYGT, encoded by the coding sequence ATGGACTATAAAATCAAGGACATAAAACTCGCTGAACAAGGCAGAAAACAAATAGAATGGGCAGAAATGCATATGCCCGCATTAATGAGCGTAAGGAAAGAGTTAAAGGAAAGACAAAGCCTTAAGGGAGTAAGAATTTCGGCTGTACTTCACGTAACTAAAGAGACAGCAGCACTTGTAAGAACATTAAAAGAGGCTGGAGCAGAAGTAGCACTTGCAGGAAGTAATCCCTTATCCACTCAAGATGACGTTGCGGCTGCGTTAGTTGAAGATGGAATAAAAGTTTTTGCTTGGAAAGGGGAAAGTGAAGAAGATTATTATTCGAATATAAAAGAAATTTTGAAATATGAACCTAACATTGTAATGGACGACGGAGGAGACTTGCATGCGTATATTCACGAAAAATGCCAGTCTCTAAAGATAATAGGAGGTACAGAGGAAACAACCACAGGGGTTATTAGATTAAAGGCGATGGAGGAATCTAAAGTATTAAAATATCCAGTTATTGCTGTAAATAATGCGTTTACAAAATATTTATTTGATAATAGGATAGGAACCGGGCAGAGCGCTATAGACGGAATTCTAAGAGCTACAAATATATTAATTGCAGGAAAAGTTGCAGTAGTTGTAGGCTATGGCTGGGTAGGGAGAGGAATAGCCACCAGATTAAGAGGTATGGGAGCTAGAGTAATTGTAGTTGAAGCCTCACCTTTAAGAGCATTAGAGGCAGTAATGGACGGATTTGACGTAATGCCAATGAGCAAAGCGGCAGAAGTAGGAGAAATATTTGTAACAGCAACTGGTAATATAAATGTAATTAGCAAAGAACATATATTAAAAATGAAGAATGGAGCAGTATTGGCGAATGCAGGCCATTTTAACGTTGAAATAGATGTTAAAGGCTTAAAAGAAATTGCAAAATCTGTGAGAAATATAAGGCCTTACTTAGATGAATATGAATTACCTAATGGTAACAAAGTATATTTACTAGCGGACGGCAGATTAGTTAACCTTGCGGCAGCTGAAGGACATCCAAGCGAAGTAATGGATTTAAGCTTCTCAAATCAAGCACTTTCGGTAGAATATATTTACAACAATAGAGATAAACTTGAAATAAAAGTATACAATGTTCCTCAAGAAATAGATGAGAAAGTAGCATTATTAAAATTAAAAGGAATGGGAATAGAAATAGAGCAAATGACTGAAGAGCAAAAGGAGTATATGAAGCAATGGAAATATGGTACGTAA
- a CDS encoding peptidylprolyl isomerase encodes MFKDNDFVYIDYVSKIKDTGEVIDTTIEEEAKKANIYNPEKKYKPLLVIIGEHRVLEGLEEALRNFNEGEQKEIEIPPSKAYGERDPSKVKLVSLGELKRQGINPRPNMVIRLAEGGYATVKSVSGGRVILDLNHPYAGKTIVYNVKVVKVLKDEKEKIQALVERWFGENSKMTFELTEDKKSVKFEVPKDYFLLEDLQTRKYVLAKDIITFVLPESVVSFVENYNKDTFK; translated from the coding sequence ATGTTTAAGGATAACGATTTTGTGTATATAGATTATGTTAGTAAAATTAAAGATACAGGAGAAGTAATTGATACAACAATAGAGGAGGAAGCAAAAAAGGCAAACATTTATAATCCAGAGAAAAAATACAAACCACTCCTAGTCATAATAGGGGAGCACAGAGTTCTAGAAGGATTGGAAGAGGCATTAAGGAACTTTAATGAAGGAGAGCAAAAGGAGATAGAAATTCCTCCGTCAAAGGCTTATGGAGAAAGAGATCCTTCAAAGGTTAAATTAGTATCTTTAGGAGAATTAAAGAGACAAGGTATCAATCCTAGGCCTAACATGGTAATAAGATTAGCAGAAGGTGGATATGCTACAGTAAAAAGTGTAAGTGGAGGAAGGGTAATACTTGATTTGAATCATCCATATGCTGGAAAGACTATAGTTTACAACGTGAAAGTAGTTAAAGTACTTAAGGATGAAAAGGAAAAAATTCAAGCATTAGTTGAAAGGTGGTTTGGTGAAAATAGCAAAATGACGTTTGAGCTTACAGAAGATAAGAAGAGCGTAAAATTTGAAGTTCCAAAGGATTACTTTCTGTTAGAAGATTTGCAGACTAGAAAGTACGTCTTGGCTAAAGATATCATAACTTTCGTGCTTCCAGAGAGTGTAGTAAGTTTTGTAGAGAACTATAATAAGGATACTTTTAAGTAA
- a CDS encoding NAD(P)-dependent glycerol-1-phosphate dehydrogenase has translation MEMREHIISLPERIFIGNGIISRIDEYFSELGLTGSFLIVTGSNVRRLIVSKILDKIPADVIEVQEANLDEVRKVEEFAKKHESNVILGVGGGKAIDVAKFAAFELNKRFVSIPTAPSHDGITSPFAAIKGLGKPISMKAKEPTAIIADIDVLSSAPRRLINAGIGDTVGKIVAVRDWKLAAKLRGEYYGDYTASLALLSARHALNCTRIINKDLKYGVRLLVEALISSGVAMGMAGSTRPASGSEHLFAHAVEMLYPEGPLHGELVGVGTIMMAYIHGIKWKEIRKALIRIGAPVTAKQLGVPNEIIIKALTIAHTIRPERYTILGDRGLTWASAEKVARNTGVIT, from the coding sequence ATGGAAATGCGAGAGCACATAATCAGCTTACCAGAAAGAATTTTTATTGGTAATGGGATAATATCTCGAATTGACGAATACTTTTCTGAGTTAGGACTTACTGGTTCTTTCCTCATAGTTACTGGCAGTAACGTAAGAAGGCTGATAGTTAGTAAAATCCTAGATAAAATACCTGCTGATGTAATAGAAGTTCAAGAAGCAAACCTTGATGAGGTCAGAAAAGTTGAAGAATTCGCTAAAAAACATGAGAGCAACGTAATATTAGGAGTTGGCGGAGGAAAAGCTATAGACGTTGCAAAATTTGCAGCATTTGAATTAAATAAAAGATTTGTTAGTATACCGACTGCTCCTTCCCATGACGGCATTACGTCACCTTTTGCCGCAATAAAAGGTCTAGGAAAGCCTATATCGATGAAAGCTAAAGAACCTACAGCAATAATAGCAGATATTGACGTACTAAGTTCTGCACCTAGGAGACTAATTAACGCTGGCATAGGAGATACTGTAGGAAAAATAGTAGCAGTAAGGGATTGGAAATTAGCAGCTAAATTAAGAGGAGAATATTATGGTGATTATACTGCATCTTTAGCGTTGCTCTCAGCTAGGCATGCGTTAAACTGTACTAGGATTATAAATAAAGACCTTAAATACGGTGTAAGACTTTTAGTAGAAGCATTAATAAGCAGTGGAGTAGCAATGGGTATGGCTGGAAGTACAAGACCTGCAAGCGGTTCAGAACATTTATTTGCTCATGCGGTAGAAATGCTTTATCCAGAAGGGCCACTTCATGGCGAATTAGTAGGAGTAGGCACAATAATGATGGCGTATATTCATGGCATAAAATGGAAAGAGATAAGAAAAGCGTTAATTAGGATAGGTGCACCAGTTACTGCAAAGCAATTAGGAGTACCAAATGAAATAATAATAAAGGCATTAACTATTGCTCATACTATTCGCCCAGAAAGATATACTATACTTGGAGATAGAGGATTAACTTGGGCATCTGCAGAAAAAGTTGCAAGAAATACTGGAGTTATTACTTAA
- a CDS encoding beta-CASP ribonuclease aCPSF1, producing the protein MTSRLEILGAIYNGIPKDAGITRIEFEGPEIAVYVKNPNFLTNGGDIIKKIAKEIKKRIVVKADKSVRKDEKEAIEIIKNIVPKEAEITDIKFDEDLGEVLIKAKKPGLVIGKGGLIQQRIFLETFWKPEIIREPPIKSKTIENVITHIYNETEYRAKILKTFGDRIHREVLFKDRYVRITALGAFQEIGRSAILVETPESRVLLDTGVNPSVNFGERMFPKLDIDQLRLEDLDAVVITHAHLDHCGMVPYLFKYGYEGPVYTTPPTRDVMALMQLDLLDVAEKDGRPLPYSAKEVRKELLHTITLDYEEVTDIAPDIRLTFYNAGHILGSAMVHLHIGEGTHNIVYTGDFKYAKTRLLDRATSEFPKVDTLIMETTYGAQEQTSREESEKQLIDIINNTINRGGKVLIPVLAVGRGQEMMLVINNALKNKLIPEVPVYVTGLFDEVTAIHTAYPEWLSREVRDAILYKDENPFVSDQFKRIEGYREDIAQGEPSIILATSGMLNGGPAVEFFKAMAPDPKNSIVFVSYQAEGTLGRKVRDGAKEVQIIGRDGRVENIQINMEVKVVDGFSGHSDRRQLLKFLHDLTPKPKNIILDHGEYNSMMAFKRLIDNPKEKERLGIKGANIYTPAILDSLRVV; encoded by the coding sequence GTGACAAGTAGACTTGAAATTTTAGGTGCAATATATAATGGAATTCCAAAAGATGCAGGAATAACTAGAATAGAGTTTGAAGGGCCAGAAATAGCTGTATATGTAAAAAATCCAAATTTTCTAACTAATGGTGGAGATATTATAAAGAAAATAGCCAAAGAAATAAAGAAAAGAATTGTTGTAAAAGCCGATAAAAGCGTGAGAAAAGATGAAAAAGAAGCAATAGAAATAATAAAGAACATTGTACCGAAAGAAGCAGAAATAACTGACATAAAGTTTGACGAAGATTTAGGAGAAGTATTAATAAAAGCTAAGAAACCTGGATTAGTAATAGGAAAAGGAGGTTTAATACAGCAAAGAATATTCCTTGAAACTTTCTGGAAACCAGAAATAATTAGAGAGCCGCCAATAAAATCTAAGACTATAGAGAATGTCATAACTCACATATATAATGAAACAGAATATAGAGCGAAAATCCTGAAGACTTTTGGAGATAGAATACATAGAGAAGTATTATTTAAGGATAGATATGTTAGAATCACAGCATTAGGTGCTTTTCAAGAAATAGGCAGATCAGCAATATTAGTAGAGACTCCAGAGAGTAGAGTTTTACTTGATACTGGAGTAAATCCAAGCGTCAATTTCGGAGAAAGAATGTTTCCTAAATTAGACATAGACCAGCTTAGATTAGAAGACTTAGATGCTGTAGTAATAACTCATGCGCATTTAGATCACTGCGGTATGGTTCCCTACCTATTTAAGTATGGATATGAAGGTCCAGTTTATACAACTCCACCAACTAGGGATGTTATGGCTTTAATGCAATTAGACTTATTGGACGTTGCAGAGAAAGATGGAAGACCTTTACCTTACAGCGCAAAAGAAGTGAGAAAAGAGCTTCTTCATACAATAACATTGGATTACGAGGAAGTTACTGACATCGCACCAGATATAAGGTTAACATTCTATAATGCTGGACACATTTTAGGCTCAGCAATGGTTCATTTACATATAGGCGAAGGAACTCATAACATTGTATACACTGGAGACTTCAAGTATGCAAAAACTAGACTATTAGATAGAGCTACTAGTGAATTCCCTAAGGTTGATACATTAATCATGGAGACAACTTACGGTGCTCAAGAGCAAACTAGTAGGGAGGAATCTGAAAAACAGCTAATAGATATTATAAATAATACAATAAACAGAGGAGGCAAAGTCCTTATTCCAGTCTTAGCAGTAGGAAGGGGTCAAGAAATGATGTTAGTAATAAATAATGCGCTAAAGAACAAATTAATACCAGAAGTTCCAGTATACGTGACTGGATTATTCGATGAGGTTACTGCAATACACACTGCTTATCCAGAGTGGTTAAGTAGAGAAGTTAGAGATGCGATACTTTATAAGGATGAGAATCCTTTCGTTTCGGATCAATTTAAGAGGATAGAAGGATATAGGGAAGATATTGCACAAGGAGAACCTTCCATTATTTTAGCAACATCTGGTATGCTTAACGGCGGACCCGCGGTGGAGTTCTTTAAAGCTATGGCTCCAGATCCAAAGAATTCTATAGTATTTGTAAGCTACCAAGCGGAAGGAACTTTGGGTAGAAAGGTAAGGGATGGAGCAAAAGAAGTACAAATAATCGGAAGAGACGGAAGAGTAGAAAACATACAAATTAATATGGAAGTAAAAGTAGTTGATGGTTTCTCAGGGCACTCAGATAGGAGACAACTACTAAAGTTCTTACACGACTTAACTCCTAAGCCTAAAAATATCATTCTAGATCATGGAGAATATAATTCAATGATGGCCTTTAAGAGACTTATAGATAATCCTAAAGAGAAGGAAAGGCTTGGAATTAAAGGGGCAAACATCTACACTCCTGCAATACTCGATAGCTTAAGAGTCGTATAA